The genomic stretch TGTGTTAATAACCTTTGGCGGCATGGATACCAATAACTACACAGAAAAGATATTGTTAATGATAAAGGACATGGTGGACTCAGGCGCATTAAAAGAACCCCTTGAGTTGACAGTAATAACAGGTGCTGCCAATAAAAACGCAGAACGGATAAGAGCAATTGAGTTGCCGGTGCGGAGTGTTTTTTTGCATAATGCAGGCAACATGCCTGAGTTGATGTTAAACCATGACATAGCGATAACAAGTGGAGGTACTACGGTATGGGAATTAGCCTTTATGGGTGTACCCTCTATTGTCGGGCGTACTGCTCAAATTGAGGACTATCTTGTAAACGGACTACGCAAGTGTGGTCTTTTTGCAGATGCCGGGTGGTACGAAACTTTAAAAAAAGAAGATTTTGCCGGCATTTTCCTGAAGTTAACAGATGATAAAGAATTACGTAAAGAGATGAGTGCAAAAGCTCAGGGATTTATTGACGGCAAGGGAGCACAGAGGGTAGGGGAAGCAGTGTTTGAAAACCATCAAACCAAACAGTTACTCTAAGCTCTCCGGTGGAATTGTTTTTATTTAAAATTACCTCAGTAAAAACTTAACTCCCACCAGTGCTCTCAGAGCATACATGCCAATTGTGATAAAAGGGTTGGCAATCAGTTTTTTCCACTTTTGATTTTCTATAAAAACGCCTAAAAATCTGTAATACATGCCGAATTGTTTTTTTAAGTCTGGGTCAGCGGCGCCCCATTTTTTCGTATATGCGTTGATTTTATCCGCATAATAGCTTTTTTTATTAATATACTGCTTTAAGTGTATTTCAGATTCATTATGATAAAGCGGGGAATTTATAATGGCGGTTTTTCCAAAATGCCTTATTCTTTTGTCAAAATCCCAGTCCTCACCGCTGATTAGAGTCTCATCAAAACCGCCTACACAACGAAAAGCTTCTTTTTTTATGAATCGCACGGCATCTATCACTGTGGCATTATAAAAACTCCTTTCAAAGCGCCTGATTTTGCAAAAAAGCGAATCTCCCATTATAATTTCCGGTATGTAGAGTCCCGCCGTTTCAGGGTGTTCCACCACTTTCTGAGCACACTCAGCAAGTACATTCTCAGAGAGTATCATATCGGCGTCAAGATAGAGAAAATAGTCCCCCCGTGACATGTTAATTCCAAAATTTCTTTGAGCACAACGTTCCGGCCCCTTGTTAAAGACATAAGCGGTGTATTTTCCGGCTATCTCCTGCGTCTTGTCTGTGGAGTTGTTGTCAACCACTATTATTTCAATGTTTTCCTTTAAATACTGTTGGTTCAAAACGGATTGTAAACACCGCTCTATATTGCGCTCCTCGTTTTTGGTTGTTATGATAACTGATACCAGCATTACCGGTCAGTGTTTACGGTAGTTTTAAAGTCAGCTAAATGGCCGATTACTCTGACTGCCGCCATCCACATATAACGCAAATCATTTATTGAACGAATGGAGAATAGCTTTCTAAGTATAAATCCGGGAGTCATGAAACTCTTATAAATTGCACGGGTAAGCTCTGAAGATTGCTCTGAGGTGATGTCTGACTTTATGACCAACTCCCGCATGTCGTAACGGTCCCAGTCCTCTGTAAGAAGCCAGCCGTTTTTCTTAACCTCGTTAAAAAAAGAAGTTCCAGGATACGGTGTTACAACAGTTGCCTGAAGTGAGTCAATCAGGCCGCAGTCGAAAAGTTCACGTGTGAAATCAATAGTGCTTTTAGCCTCTTTGTATGATTCCCACGGATAACCGATCATAGTGGTAATGTGCGGTGATATCATGCCTTTATACTTTCTGTTTGCTTTTTTAGCCATTTCAAGTTCTTCCCTGACGGCTGCTATATCAATTTTCTTATTAAGCCTTTCGATAGTTTCCTGATTGGCGGATTCTATCCCATATAGTACAAATCTGAAATTTGCCTTTGCCATTGCATCGTAATGCTCCTGCTTTAAAACGCCGAATCTCATATTGCAGGAAAACGCAATTTTTTTATTAAGTCCTCTTTCAACTAATCCGTCACAGAACTTTAACAACCACTTGCCGGCAGGAAAACACCCTGTATCGTCAAAGACCTCTTTTATGCCAAGGGTTATGAGATTTAATTCGATATCATCAAGAAGCCTCTCAGGCTTTATGACTCTGAATTTTCCGCCCGGGAACAACGTAGTCCATGAGCAAAAGGTACACTTTCCCCACCAGCAATCCCGTCCGGCCATTGTGTAAGTGCCGGGGGTATATTTAAAATTGCCGTTTTCAAAGGCGTACAGTCTCCAGCCGGTAAGCTCTCTGTCTATATGCGGCAGGGAGTTTAAATCATTTTCCTGAAGATTTTGGGGGCCTGATGAGGCTATAAGGCTACCCGGGGCTCTGAAGTGCCACCCGCCGCATAATGCCGTGCCTTTAGATAAATGGTTTGCCAGTGAGAGCAGTGAGAAATCATAATCCCCGGACTTAAGACAATAGTCGGCTCTGCTGTGTTGGAGTGATTCATCGGGAAGGGCCGTTATGTGGTCCCCCATAAGAGCAAAGATTGTACGAGGGAGAAACTCCTTTAGTTCATTGATGATACTCCAGTGGCGTTTCACCACAGGGGTTTTTGTTTCAATTGCTACAATGTCCGGTTTTTGTTCTATAAGGCGTATTTTCCAGTTTTCATAAGCCATGCGGGATGCTATTGCGTCATCCCAAAACACATCATAGCCCTCTTGCTTTAAAAGTGTCGCCGCAAGGGCAGGAATAACCGGATAAATAAAGGTAGGTTTATTAAACCACTGGAATTGCCTGTTTTGGCTAAGCAACGGGATACCTTTGGGGGACTCAAGCGGAGGATAAGAAATGGCAATTTTCATAATTTCCTCAACCGGCTGTTCAGCTCTTTAGTAAATAGAAATCCCTGCAAGAAACGAATGCCATACCACATATGAGTCAAAGCTATATAGGGCAGGCAGGCAAAGGAAACCAGAAGGTCTTCTCCCTTGTTCCATATCTGAAAGGTTGCAACCATGAGGGCGGCAATGTACGCAGCAAGTCCTGCCAAATAAACGGTAAGAATTGTTTTATTGGTTGTAAAGGGCAATAAAACACAGACAAGTAAAAAGATAACAAACACCGAGGGTATGAAGTATTTGAGTCGTCTGGATGTTTCGGGAAATTTTTTTGCAAAAAAACCTCTGTGCAGGCCGTATCTTCCGATTTGTTTCAGGTGTCGCACTAAGCCCTCGCGTCTGTGATGCCAAACGATTGCATCAGGGGCATATATAATTTTTTTACCAAGTTTTATAATATCCAGACATAGTTTTGTATCCTCACCGGGCCAGTAATCGGAGTTAAAGCCGCCAACCTGAGCAAACACATCCCTACGCACTAAAAGATTGACAGATGGCCAGTCATCCACCATCCGCACATTTCCAACAGGCTGGTATCTCTCCGGAACACCACCGCCAAAGGGAGTCAGAAACACTGCGCCTGAGACCTTTTGCCAAAATGTATCATGAGGGGGAGTGACGGCAGGGCCTCCAACGGCTGCAACATCGGGGGAGTTAAAATGCCGTATCGCATTTTTTAGCCAGTCGGCTTTGGGGTAGGCATCGTCATCGAGAAATGCAAGCACATCGGCGGATGAGTGTTGTAACGCCATATCTCTTTTAATTGCCGGTCCCACGCCGCCTGTTGGGATAATCGTGGTTTTTGGAAAAGACTCCCCGTCAAAACTGTCAGGGAAAATTATTATTCCGTAGTCGTTGTAATCAAGCTTTAATATCTCGGCAACAGATTCATAGATATAACTGCCTATTCGTTTAACCGGTATTATTATATCTACTCTCATATGGTCACTTCCGGCTCTGTTACAAAATAGTTTATCATCAGGCTATGTTGGTGGGTTGCCGGGCGGATACCGCAATTAAACAGAGGCCGATACCGCTGTCATAAGATTTCTCCGGTGTTCATTTACACACATATCATAGCTTAACATAATTACCATAAAACTAAAAAGCAGGGTGTTTCACCCGAAATCCGATATAGAAAAACCGGTAGCCCGCTAAAAGTGGAGAGAGTTACTTAGCAGACGGAGAAGGCTATTTTCTTAAAGTCCAATCACTTGAGGCGTATTTCTCTTTTTCCAGCAATTCAGCGTATTTTTTTTCCTCGCTGCTAAGCGGCTCCTCTTTAAGGACAATGTTGAAGGTCTCCTCAAATGCTCTTATAACACCTGTGGTGAGTGAATCAATAGTGATATCGTCTTTGAAGGTGTTAAGGCCCGGTAACAGTCCGTCTGTCTCGGTAAACAGCTCCTGAAGCAGTGCCATATCCGTTAAAAGAGGAACTGAACCCTGTTCAAGGAACCCGCCGTCAAAACGCTTTTGGGCCGCCCCCATCACCTTATAATAAGCCCCGCCGGATAATACGGTAAGTTCACTAAAGGAGGTTGATGTAAAACACAAGGGTTTACCATAAGACGGAGATTTCCTGTGTAATCTTCTGTGGCTGATGTTAACGTCTATTCCAAGGTCTTGAACAGCCCGATGAAAGGTAGTGCTGATAAGTTTATAGTTATCAAGGAGATTATCGGTAAAGGGAATATTTGCCGGCAACCCGGCACAACCTCCGGCACTTTTTGAGGGTGATGCAAAACTATAGGTCAGTTCTTTTCCGTGCAGTATTGCACGGCCTCCGGTGGGTCTTCTCACAACGGGTATGTTTAGCTCATGACACCTGGGTAAGTTAATATCACTGATTTTTTGAAACGCCCCAATGGTTATCGAGGGTACGAGCCAGCCGTAAAATCTAAGCGTGGGGGGAGATTTTCCTGAAACAACATTTTCCGCTAACACTTCATCAAGCGCCATATTAAAGTATGCTCCGTATTTACTATATTTTATTAATCTCCAGTAGTGCAACTTTTTATATCTTTATAAAAACGTCTGACAGTTTATATGCCATCATCTTTCTGTTTGATTTATCGGTAAATTACCACCAATTAAATAGTCTCCGTTTTGTAAACATCCAAATTTATCAAAAACTCCGCCCCGCCATTAACATTTCCAACTGTCAAACCGCCGCCCATATTTGTTTCTATTATTGTTTTTGACATGTAAAGCCCAATGCCGGTTCCTTCCTTTTCTTTGGTTGTGAAATAGGGTTCAAAGATTTTTGTTATCACATCTTCAGGAACTCCTCCGCCATTGTCCTTCATTGAAATTACAATCTTAGAGTTGTCTTCACTGTTGCTTATATTTATTAATATGCTTCCCTGCATTTCTGAATTAATCTTCTTTTTTGAGATGATTGCATCCCTTGAGTTATTTAAAATGTTAAGCACCACCTGTTTAAACTCGTTAGGGTAACCCCAGGTAAGCAGTGCTGTGTTTTGAACAGCTTTAACAGAAATATCTATATCACTTTTGCTAAAAATATGTATAAACATTGACAGCAGTTCTTCTATGGCGGTTTTTACATCAAAAAAGACTTTTTTCTTGGAGGGAATAAAGAAATTTCTGAAATCATCTATAGTTTTTGCCATGAAGTCAATTTGCTGTTTTGTGGAACCCACCAAATTATCAATGAATTCGTCATCAACTTCACCATAGGCATAAGCATCTTTTAGGTCCTGGATAGATAATCCCACGGAATTTAGCGGCTGCTTCCATTGATGGGCTATTAACCCAATCATCTCTCCCATAGATGCCATTTTGGATTGTTGGATTAACATTTGTTCATGGGCTCTTCTTTTTTCAGTTTCTATTTTTACCATTGCTTCAAGATGTGTATTTATATTTCTCAGTTCCTCCTCTATTCTTTTACGTTCAACGGCTAAGGCATAAATTGAAGCAAGACGCTTTATAATATTCAAATCCTCATCTGTATAATCTCTTTCTGAGTTGGCTAATGCTATGTTGCCAATCAGCTTATTCCCAAGTAATGCCGGTACTGACATATATCTTACTATTGGAATATGTCCCTCTGGAATACAGCCTTTGTATGCAGGATGTTTTTCCGGAGTATTTGTATAAAACCCTTGTTTTGTATTTAAAGAATGTCCCCATAAAGCATTATAGCCGTCCTTGCCCTTTGGAAAAGCCAGTCTTCGGTATCTTGTATCCACATTGCAAAGTCCTTTATCCATCATCTCTGTATGAGTATGCCCTACTTGCTCCTGCGTGTTTTTGTCTATCTCTGAAACGTGTCCATGCAGGCTTTTTGTCAACGACCTTGCCTGTTTGTTTATAATGACGGAAATATCAACTATATCTCTCTCAGGTGAAAGCAAAGCTTCAGACACTTCAGCAACTGCTGTCTGGAAATCAAGTTCTCTTTGCAGTATCATCTTAGCTTGCTTAATTTCAGAAATATCATGAAATATTTCAAACTTATAAATTGAACCATCTACATTTCGCATTGGAGCATCAAAGAGCGAATAAGTTTTGTTGTTTTTTGGCGAATACCATTGCCACGTAACACTTTTGCCTGAAAATACCTCTTCATTTTTACACCATGGGCATGATTCGGTTCTGTCATGAAAATACTCGTAGCACTTACGCCCATGCACCTCACCAAAGCCTTTTATTAAGGCTTTATTTATGAAATCTATATCGTAATCCTTGGTTACTATGTATATACCATCTTCCATTATATCCAATATACCCTTAAGCTTGTCCCTCTCCGACTTGATTGTCTCTTCTATACGAGTTATATCGTATGCAGTGGCATATGTTAAGTGTTCCTCCGGTACAGGCGCGGATGTCCATGCCAGGAGCTTATATGTGCCGTCTTTACATAAATACCTGTTTTCGAAATATATAGTTGGCACTCCCTGGGAGAGTTTAGCGACCTCTTTCAGTGTTTTTTCAACGTCATCAGGATGTACAAATTCGATAAACGGTTTTGACTTAAGCTCCTCTTCGGTATAACCAAGCGTTTTCTCCCATGACGAACTAAGCGCTTTAAAATAACCGTTGATATCAGCGATACATAACATGCATACTGAAAGATTAAAAAATCTGCTCAGGTCTTCCTGAGCTTTTTTACGTTGTGTTATGTCGGTGTGAACTGATACCCACACTTTGCCGTAAGTTTGGTGGTTAAATGTGAAAACTGTTGCAAAACACCAAAAATGTTTGCCTGTTTTTGTTATGTTTTTCACTTCACCCTGCCAGAAATTGTATTTATCTAATGATTCTATAATTTTCTTTTCTGTTTCTTCAGTGAGGAGGTCAGAAGGTGCATTAACTACGGAGAAGTGCTTACCAATTAGCTCGCCTGTGTTGTAACCGAACATTTGTTCAAATTTTGGATTGCAATACACTATGCTTCTGTCTGTAGCTTTGATAAGGTTGACGCCCTCGGACATATTGGTTATCATTTCACTTTGAAGCTTCAACTCCTCTGTGAGTATTTTTGCATCTTGTTCTCCCATAAAACCTCCGCTTGCTTAATCTCAACCTTCTATTATTTCCTAATAGTATTTTCTGTTTACGTTAAACTGGATTTTTCTGAATCTTTTAAGGGTAACACCAAATGTAAACCCCTCACATAGTTGTTTTTCAACCCTGCCAAAGACATCTCTCGACATAAGGATAAACAAAAAAGCGATTAAACACGCTATTTAAGCGTAATATAAATCACATTATAACTCAAGTGTATATTTGCTGTACAGGTTATTCCAATTCTAATTCATTTGTCTAACTTTGTTGGCTTTGTCACAAGCTCCGGGGCGTCTCCTCTAAAGGGGAATCCCCTGTAAGGGGAGGCGTCGCTTTCTCCCAGCCACCTGCGTTTACTTTAGAATTAGAATTGGAATAACACTCTGAGAGGATGTTTAAGGTTTTAATTTTCGTGGATTTTCTGTTTTTTGCTATAAATAATCTTTATCTGTTCTGTTATAATTTTTGTATCCTCCATGTCATTTTTATACCGGCCTTATAAGGATTTTATAACAAACTTTATTTCGTTTAAAGTTCTTAATAAAGATATACCGGACGTTTTTATTTAAATTAAATGTTTAACAAACAAAAATAAAGACTTTACATCAGGTTTTTTGTTAAAATGTTTTTTTATTTTATAAATCCTTATTAAAGGGAGGATGTATGTTTGGTAGAAACGCCGTTAAATTATTATCAGCGTTGTTGATCTTTTCAGGTTTTTTATTTTTTATAACGCCGGTATCTGAAGCTAAATTATATAGATGGACAGATTCTAAAGGCCATGTTCATTTTACGGATTATCCACCCCCCGAGGTAGAAACCCCTGAGCCTGTCAAGAGCCCCGAACCCACTGCCCAGCCACCTTCACCAAAAGCCGCCCCCGCCGCCTCTAAACCCACAGCAGAGGTCACACCAAAAAAAGATGTAAAAAAATCTAAACCTGATGCACAAAAGACGGATACCGTACAAAGTCCAGCCCCTGCTCCAACCCCTGCTGAAACTGTTGCCGCCTCAACGCCACCTTCTCCTGAGCCTGAGCAGCCCGCTGCAACTGAAGCTCCAAAAGCAGAGACTCAACAACCCGAGCCCCAGGCCCCTGTTGTTAAAAAGAAGA from Nitrospirae bacterium YQR-1 encodes the following:
- a CDS encoding B12-binding domain-containing radical SAM protein encodes the protein MKIAISYPPLESPKGIPLLSQNRQFQWFNKPTFIYPVIPALAATLLKQEGYDVFWDDAIASRMAYENWKIRLIEQKPDIVAIETKTPVVKRHWSIINELKEFLPRTIFALMGDHITALPDESLQHSRADYCLKSGDYDFSLLSLANHLSKGTALCGGWHFRAPGSLIASSGPQNLQENDLNSLPHIDRELTGWRLYAFENGNFKYTPGTYTMAGRDCWWGKCTFCSWTTLFPGGKFRVIKPERLLDDIELNLITLGIKEVFDDTGCFPAGKWLLKFCDGLVERGLNKKIAFSCNMRFGVLKQEHYDAMAKANFRFVLYGIESANQETIERLNKKIDIAAVREELEMAKKANRKYKGMISPHITTMIGYPWESYKEAKSTIDFTRELFDCGLIDSLQATVVTPYPGTSFFNEVKKNGWLLTEDWDRYDMRELVIKSDITSEQSSELTRAIYKSFMTPGFILRKLFSIRSINDLRYMWMAAVRVIGHLADFKTTVNTDR
- a CDS encoding glycosyltransferase, with translation MRVDIIIPVKRIGSYIYESVAEILKLDYNDYGIIIFPDSFDGESFPKTTIIPTGGVGPAIKRDMALQHSSADVLAFLDDDAYPKADWLKNAIRHFNSPDVAAVGGPAVTPPHDTFWQKVSGAVFLTPFGGGVPERYQPVGNVRMVDDWPSVNLLVRRDVFAQVGGFNSDYWPGEDTKLCLDIIKLGKKIIYAPDAIVWHHRREGLVRHLKQIGRYGLHRGFFAKKFPETSRRLKYFIPSVFVIFLLVCVLLPFTTNKTILTVYLAGLAAYIAALMVATFQIWNKGEDLLVSFACLPYIALTHMWYGIRFLQGFLFTKELNSRLRKL
- a CDS encoding glycosyltransferase; protein product: MLVSVIITTKNEERNIERCLQSVLNQQYLKENIEIIVVDNNSTDKTQEIAGKYTAYVFNKGPERCAQRNFGINMSRGDYFLYLDADMILSENVLAECAQKVVEHPETAGLYIPEIIMGDSLFCKIRRFERSFYNATVIDAVRFIKKEAFRCVGGFDETLISGEDWDFDKRIRHFGKTAIINSPLYHNESEIHLKQYINKKSYYADKINAYTKKWGAADPDLKKQFGMYYRFLGVFIENQKWKKLIANPFITIGMYALRALVGVKFLLR
- the pseG gene encoding UDP-2,4-diacetamido-2,4,6-trideoxy-beta-L-altropyranose hydrolase, with translation MNEPTKPNTIVFRADSSDESGTGHVMRCFALAQAFKDRGAEVVFITYCQSDDLTERLEGEGFKVYRLKNYYPYADGIVESVEYLEHYKDCAIVCDGVLFDLKYYERIKSYGYKLIVIDDMAAQPFYNADVVINQNLHGLDLKYNFGPNTRLLLGNKYVILRREFLKYIGVKKQFNEGFTRVLITFGGMDTNNYTEKILLMIKDMVDSGALKEPLELTVITGAANKNAERIRAIELPVRSVFLHNAGNMPELMLNHDIAITSGGTTVWELAFMGVPSIVGRTAQIEDYLVNGLRKCGLFADAGWYETLKKEDFAGIFLKLTDDKELRKEMSAKAQGFIDGKGAQRVGEAVFENHQTKQLL
- a CDS encoding lipoate--protein ligase family protein — its product is MALDEVLAENVVSGKSPPTLRFYGWLVPSITIGAFQKISDINLPRCHELNIPVVRRPTGGRAILHGKELTYSFASPSKSAGGCAGLPANIPFTDNLLDNYKLISTTFHRAVQDLGIDVNISHRRLHRKSPSYGKPLCFTSTSFSELTVLSGGAYYKVMGAAQKRFDGGFLEQGSVPLLTDMALLQELFTETDGLLPGLNTFKDDITIDSLTTGVIRAFEETFNIVLKEEPLSSEEKKYAELLEKEKYASSDWTLRK
- a CDS encoding PAS domain S-box protein, with amino-acid sequence MGEQDAKILTEELKLQSEMITNMSEGVNLIKATDRSIVYCNPKFEQMFGYNTGELIGKHFSVVNAPSDLLTEETEKKIIESLDKYNFWQGEVKNITKTGKHFWCFATVFTFNHQTYGKVWVSVHTDITQRKKAQEDLSRFFNLSVCMLCIADINGYFKALSSSWEKTLGYTEEELKSKPFIEFVHPDDVEKTLKEVAKLSQGVPTIYFENRYLCKDGTYKLLAWTSAPVPEEHLTYATAYDITRIEETIKSERDKLKGILDIMEDGIYIVTKDYDIDFINKALIKGFGEVHGRKCYEYFHDRTESCPWCKNEEVFSGKSVTWQWYSPKNNKTYSLFDAPMRNVDGSIYKFEIFHDISEIKQAKMILQRELDFQTAVAEVSEALLSPERDIVDISVIINKQARSLTKSLHGHVSEIDKNTQEQVGHTHTEMMDKGLCNVDTRYRRLAFPKGKDGYNALWGHSLNTKQGFYTNTPEKHPAYKGCIPEGHIPIVRYMSVPALLGNKLIGNIALANSERDYTDEDLNIIKRLASIYALAVERKRIEEELRNINTHLEAMVKIETEKRRAHEQMLIQQSKMASMGEMIGLIAHQWKQPLNSVGLSIQDLKDAYAYGEVDDEFIDNLVGSTKQQIDFMAKTIDDFRNFFIPSKKKVFFDVKTAIEELLSMFIHIFSKSDIDISVKAVQNTALLTWGYPNEFKQVVLNILNNSRDAIISKKKINSEMQGSILINISNSEDNSKIVISMKDNGGGVPEDVITKIFEPYFTTKEKEGTGIGLYMSKTIIETNMGGGLTVGNVNGGAEFLINLDVYKTETI